A single genomic interval of Pan paniscus chromosome 18, NHGRI_mPanPan1-v2.0_pri, whole genome shotgun sequence harbors:
- the ZG16 gene encoding zymogen granule membrane protein 16 has product MLTVTLLALLCASASGNAIQARSSSYSGEYGGGGGKRFSHSGNQLDGPITALRVRVNTYYIVGLQVRYGKVWSDYVGGRNGDLEEIFLHPGESVIQVSGKYKWYLKKLVFVTDKGRYLSFGKDSGTSFNAVPLHPNTVLRFISGRSGSLIDAIGLHWDVYPSSCSRC; this is encoded by the exons ATGTTGACAGTCACTCTCCTagcccttctctgtgcctcagcctctggcaatGCCA TTCAGGCCAGGTCTTCCTCCTATAGTGGAGAgtatggaggtggtggtggaaaGCGATTCTCTCATTCTGGCAACCAGTTGGACGGCCCCATCACCGCCCTCCGGGTCCGAGTCAACACATACTACATTGTAGG TCTTCAGGTGCGCTATGGCAAGGTGTGGAGCGACTATGTGGGTGGCCGCAACGGAGACCTGGAGGAGATCTTTCTGCACCCTGGGGAATCAGTGATCCAGGTTTCTGGGAAGTACAAGTGGTACCTGAAGAAGCTGGTATTTGTGACAGACAAGGGCCGCTATCTGTCTTTTGGGAAAGATAGTGGCACAAGTTTCAATGCCGTCCCCTTGCACCCCAACACCGTGCTCCGCTTCATCAGTGGCCGGTCTGGTTCTCTCATCGATGCCATTGGCCTGCACTGGGATGTTTACCCCAGTAGCTGCAGCAGATGCTGA